Sequence from the Chelonoidis abingdonii isolate Lonesome George chromosome 1, CheloAbing_2.0, whole genome shotgun sequence genome:
tacACCCCAATCTTTCCAAGAtttacacatatgcttaattttattcACTGAATTCATCCCATTAACTTCACATTCAAAGGTGATATCTGGTATGCAAAGATAGTGGGATCAAATGAAGCAAATGGCTAGGGAAGGAAGCTAGGCAGAGAGCTTCTTCCCAGTCTTGTTAGTCTTGTGAGAGGGAAATAAATAGAAAGAATCAAGACAAGGACACATCTTCACTTGCTTCCCCTGTTTGCTTGACAACAGGAAACATCAGCAAAAACTCACAttccagtctgtctctctctgccaaaCAGAGCAGAGCATCTACTTGGGGTTCTTTCTGACTTACGAACAAATGATTTCATCCTTCTCACTCAGCAAGAGTGGATAACAAACTTCAGAGGACACAGGACTCCTAGCCACAGTCAGAATAAAGAGTTCTGAACTAAAAATGGGGAAAGTAAGTAAGGGACAATTCATCAGCAATTTGAGCCAATGACCAAATGGATTTaaaatcaggggcggctccagcatgccaagcgcgtgcctggggcagcaagccaccgaggggcgctctgccggtcgccgcgagggcggcaggcaggttgtcttccgcggcatgcctgcggagggtctgctggtcccacggctttggcggacctcccgcaggagtcctgctgaatctgcgggactggggacttcccacaggcaagccgaCGAAGGATGGCTGCCTGccatgtttggggtggcaaaatacctagagctgcccttgtttaaaatgaattagAGAACCTTACTGAATTGCACAATGCAGGTGTCTTGATAACTATGAGATTATGGAGGTGTGTAATCTCCAACTTCCTATAACATAAAcacaaataattatatatttggGAAGGGAGATGGCAAGACCAAACAGGAATCTGATCCATATATGTATAGTGCTTCTTATTCATAACAATGAACAAGTACATAATGTTGCACAATAATTGCAAACCTAGGACTGGGGTTGCAAAATATTATGTCTAGTTTGACTAAAAGGGGCTTTAGCTAAATATGATGCAAAACTGTGGGATGCAGATTAACCAGCACAGCCAGCCTTTTACAGTTTTGCCAATCAGTTAATTTTCAATATGAATAAATCATCTCAAATTCATGATTTTGATATCATGGCAATATGGCAACGTTAAAAGCAAATTGCGAATGGAACACCTGTAAAACCTGCATCATGAGGAATATCTGTCAGGTTATTCCATATATTAGACATATAGTTCCGAGAAGATAACCAGGGTTCTGACCTATTTTGGTTTTGGGAATACTGTACTGAATTGGGTAGGTCTTCCGCATATCCTGTAGGCCAGGCGTGACATATTTTAAGGGTCCCAAATTCGGTTTGACACTGCTGCAGCTTCGTGACACCAACATGCCTCCCGGTGCATCAAAGGGCGCTGTGATTTGACTGAGCCACAGCACCGCGTTGCACGCGTAGTGCAAGACCAGAACCCCATGCTGCCACACCACGGCAAGATGAAGAAATTGTTCTGCTGCAGGGCGGAGTTCGGCGACAGCCCCTACATGTAGCATACACCCCTTCTGATTCTGTGACTGTACTGCCTGAATTCTGGAGTCTCATACAAGAAGTTTAAACGTGTGTGAGAAGAAATGCCCTGTCACCCCGGGAGCGCCGCCAGAACCGGAAGGGTGAAAGGACACAGGGTGGGAGGAACAGGCCAGGCGCCCCGCGAGACAGGCTGAGCCAGACATACAACAACAACTCCCGGACAAACGGCCCAGAATCCTAGCTCCGCGCGATCGCCCCCTCCTGGGTAGCGTAGTTGGTGCCGACCCCACCCCCTTGCGCTTGAGTTTAACGCCATAACGAGCAACCAATGAGAGCTCGGGAGCGGGGCGGATCAAGGGCCCAGCAGCCGATAAGCGCGAAGTGTGGCGGAAGGTGGCTGATGATTGGACAGTGGAGGTGGGTCTGTAGGTGCCAGCCAATGAGGGTGGCCGCTCGCGGGTGTTAGcggaagcagcctggcagggtCGCTGGGCGGCTGGCGGAAGGATGGCAGCCAGAGCTGCCGTGGTGGGTGCGCGGTCCCTGGAGcctcttggtgagagagagagagagaggggtgtgaGGCACGTTTATGGGTGGAGGTGCTCTGAGGGCTGGGAAGAGATTGATGGGATGCGTGTAGGGAGGGAGGAGTTGCTGGGGCAAAAGGGAAGGGGAGCACGGGGCAGTGGGGTGCTAGATGGGGGCAAcggggagggagttagggtggtATAtggagggggagttggatggggcacaaggtggagatggggctggagttttgtgtacacacacacgaGACTATCTCTGAGCTTGCCATTATGTGGCTATCACTTCTTTGAAGAAATCGAATAATTTTGGAttccaatttttaacagtgagtgtaattaaccattagaacaatttacctagTGAGGTGGTAGATTCTCAGTCTTTCAATCAggactgactttaaaaaaaaaaaaaaaaaaaagaagtgctgTAGCCTAAATGCAAGGTATTGGCTTAATGCAGATATACCAGATAATGTTCTGAGAGTTATGCAGAAAATCAGTCTAGAGATCATAATGGttctttctgaccttaaaatctatgtttCTATGGATGCATTTATTAAATTTTACCTTTAATGCTGTCATTAGGTTTTTTTGATTAGGGTTAGTTTTTCTGTTGAAGCAGAAATCTGGCGATCAACTCCTGTATCTTGACCGAAGATCTTGTTTAAAATGCAAACATTGTCAATGCAGAGAGGCTGACCTGAGAGTCTTCCCATgagctgaaaggatttttttttttttaaggactcacagctaattaataatatttatatttttttagactTTGGCAGTACTGCTGATATTATTAAACTAATACCTAAGGATCTATTTGCTGAGCTAGTAAGTAATATTTCTATCTTTATTTCTTATGCTTTTGTGTAGTGTAAAATGTTTGAAGTAATGGTTATGTTACCAGCTGTTTGAGTGCAAATTTCCCTGATAGGGTAATAGTAATGTACCCTACCTTTACGTAAGTGGAACCCATCCTCTAGTGTTTAGTGAGagaaattttgtatttttacaaaatactgatttttgctttTGAGGAACACAGGAACAGCTACAGAAACAATCCCTTTCATGTTTTCTATGAAACCATGAAAAATGCACCCTTAGTGCTGGATTGTATCACTTAGTCACAGCTCTGTGTTGTAAGCAGTGCAAAGCAGGTAGGCTAGTGGTTTAAAAATTTTGAACATGTATTTTCACTCTTGTGGGTTTGATGGTATTTAAATGTAGTTTTAGTAGCTGCCACTGACTTAATACATCCTGTTCCTCTTTACTCGGTATATATGTAAAGTGGTGTAGCAGACTATTTGTATATTGCCACAATAAGCTTGTTCACTGGGCCACTGTGTATtgaaatcacatgactccaggtgTACACCCTCtgtacagatatttttaaaacatgatattttaataatttcactAGTGATTGGCTGttcatgtaacttttttttttttgtagtgtgaGCGAATTATTCAGCATCTTCATGGTCAGAGCCCAGGTGTAGATACAGTAGAACTATGCCAGGTAAGTTTTATGATTAGTGGTCATCCAAAAACAGATCACTTACATTCATCATATATTACATGTCACGTGAATTATAGAATGTTTCTAAGACTTAGATTTGTTTGTGTTCAACCATTCTATTTCTAGAGATTTCAAACAGCTGGAGTTGAAATTAATGTTGCTGACCTGGCAGAGATAATTAatgttgtttcctttttattcGGGTAAGCAAGAACCCATCCTCCTTACAtctcttttaattttattctttctttataGAATAAAAAAGGGGGAGTGGGGTCATAAAAGGTGGATGGGTATAAATTAAggctgaggaggagccagaaaattttgactttgagTATGTGAGAGGATCTAAAGGAGTTTGAAAACTTGtattaacttgttttttttaattaattcataaatcagaaacaaaaaatctttttttccactTAGAATTTTTatgcatattaaaaatatatgggATATACATAAATGAGAGGAAATTGCTCCCTTGTGGGGACCTTGCATGCAAATTCTTTGCAGAGTTTACTTTGGGGGAGATTAAGTAAAGTCCTTTGCAAAAAGAGTATGTAGGTTGCATTACACAATTActataatgtaaaataatattcATGAACAGAGAAAACTAATGGAAATGTTTGcctattttagaaaaaaacccTGGATTTCTTGAGCATCACTCTTACAAAAACTACCgatcttgtttgtttaaaatctaTCTACAGCACAGCGGCCAAAAACAACCTGTCTGCGGAAGAACTCTCCACTGGTCTGGGTAATGCAATGAGTACGCTGCCAAAACATGCCATTCAGGTTATTCGTCATATATGGAATGAACAGGGTAAATTTATCATTATGTCAGAAGATGCTAGAAATATGGCAACAGTGGGACAGGTAACTAGCTCAGACTTCTGATTCAATAGCATTAACTTTCCAAAAATGTCTACTTCATGGCGGATACTGCTGCAAAAGtggcaaataatatatttaatgGACTGTTGGATGCCTGCACATTGTGATATTAGACCTGGCTaatacagtcaaacctcgcaaAATCACATATAACGCGATCGCAGGTTGGCTCCCGTTTAGGGtataatacagtacagtactgtacctATGATCCCCCACGCCTTGGCTGGAGGAGAAGCCGCGGCTccccgcctgccggggacagagaactccagggctgcgggtgccggtgctctctgtccctggcaggtgcggggccgcggcttctctctggcttcaagaTGAGGCGTGGCTccccgcctgctggggacagagaactccagagctgcgggcaccggtgctctctgtcgctggcaggtgtggggccgcggcttctctccagcttcaagaAGAGCTACGGCTccccgcctgctggggacagagaactccagagctgcgggcaccggtgctctctgtcgctggcaggtgtggggccgcggcttctctccagcttcaagaAGAGCTACGGCTccccgcctgctggggacagagagaactGGCATCCACAGCcctagagttctctgtccctggcaggcggggAGCCAGCTCCTCTACCCTTCAGGACACTAGGCAGTGCACGTCAATGTACCGCGTTGCGGACCACTGACAAACCCTGCTATACTGTggttcaaatattttttccaacaAGTTTAGAAGACTTCTATTAATACTGCATTTTCATTCTGACAACATAAATAGATTTCTACTTGAAGTTGTATAtaggttttaattaaaatatatgttaTACCTTGAAAGAAGTGACTGGCATTAAACACACTTGGcacttttaattacaaaaaagtGTTGTCTGGATTCTCATACAATTAAAAGTGACAAAGTCTGTTCAAACTACGCTTCTCACAGTTGTTGGTGAGTTAAAACGGAGCTCTAATAGTTTAATTTCCATGAGTTTTAATAACATTTGTTATTACTTAGTGTATAGCACAATAAGAATCtgacattcatagaatcatagaatcaaaaggttggaagggacctcatgaggtcatctagtccaaccccctgctaaaggcaggaccattttccctaaataatcccagccagggtgcggtacTTATGTACTTATGCAAAACATTCTGGTATGAATTCTTACGTGGGATCTTTATATAAACTGCTATGGTCATGTTATGGACTTTCATGCACAGAAATCAGTAATTCTGCCTCCTTAATGCAGATTTTCTGCTGCCAGTGCAATTTTTCATGGCAGGAGGATTTTACCCGCCCATCtttaattgaaaaagaaaattaaggtaACATCACGCCTACGTCCCTGATGAGAGACACAAGACCTTGTACTAATACCTGTATGACATCTTTTTGCTATGGCTGTATTCTTTGTAATCTTCATGGCTTCATCAAGAATTTAGGAGGTAGTCTAGAGTTAGTTAAGAATACTTCTTTCAGAAACATATGCTGTGCATGAATATTTTAATGTGGGGGAGCCGTTGTGCACCAACAGCCACACAGATCTTGGCAGAAGAGGCACCTGTGTCTGATGGCAAAGAAATCTGAGACAACTAGGGGTTTCTTCTCTGTTGCAGCCATTGAGAAGTGATCCTGCTTCATCTGCCTGTTCTGCCATTGAGGTCTTATACTGGGTTGTGCTGAGTTAGGCTGCACTTTGTCTGGTACCTTGCCTTCGACTTTACTGCAATGAGTGACCCTACCAGGAGTACAGGACTCTCAACGCCATTGCTCTTAGGGTCTTATGTATAGGCAAGCTTCTCCACTATGTCAAGGTGGCAGCCCAAGGAGaagatttatttacaaaaatattgtacttgtattttggtgtatagtatatagagcagtataaacaaatcattgtatgaattttagtttgtactgtaCTGacttgctagtgctttttatgtaacctgttgtgaAACTAGGTAACTAtttaaatgagttgatgtaccccctggaagacctctgtgtaccctgaGTATCGTATAGTGACTGTAGGATTGATTGGAAGTGTTTAAAAACAGTTTGATTGCTCTTTCTTTTCTGCAGATTATAGATATTCAGTGGAAACTGGGAATGGCAGTGAGCTCTGACAGCTGTAGGTCTCTAAAGTACCCTTACATTACAATGACACTAAAAGTGGCAGAGCCTTCGGGCCAGATAATGAGCAAGGCTTTTGAAATGACaatcccacagttccaggtttGTAATCCAGTTTTGTACTTCTCAAAAAGAGTTGCAAACAACACTGCTTTCTCAatagaaatgcaaatgtttacATGTAGGACTACACATTTCTGTGACATTTAATTACATATGTGGCAATGGAAAGATGAGATGTCTACATATGGTTCAGATTAAAACTCTATTTGCTTAAGCAACTGAACGCAAACATTGTTAATTTAATAAGAACTCTGACTTAAGAATTCCAAGtttaaaattgctttgcccttATCAAAACTATCCCATTCCAATGAGTAAAATTGTAACCAAAGACTACATGATCCGTTAGTATGTTAACTCACTTGATGATCTGTCTGGTTTGCTACCCAGCTGCCTCTCCTGCAATCACTGAGTGTGTTTTGAAGCTCAAGAGGTCCGCAGGACTGCTCCAGCcttaaaaactgaaatttaaattaaagGCCAAAACGaacctttcagaaaaaaatctttaatgctTAGAGCAATAGTTAGTGCCAGCAGTCAGGTTGCTGGGAGTTTGGAGGGTTTTATGAGATCATCTAAAGTGGCCAAGGTCAAATGGGTAAGGACCTAGTGTGTGATAAATCCTTAACcttaaaaattgttttgcatTTCTTTAAGCTTGGGCCTAATAAGAGCTTTCTGGGTTCTTTTATGGTACTTAAAGAGGCAGAGGATTAGCTGCTCTTTAAGAGAGTTTAATCTGTGAGATGGTCCCAAATTTAAACATAACTGACTTGTACATAGTCCTCATGAAGTGGAATTGTCatttagttataaaaaaaaaaaaaaattaaattgctaGAAGAGTTGCACTTCTTCAAAACAAACATGGATCTCCAAATCACTTGAATCATCATAGCTGAACGTACACTAACTTTTGGAACCATTTCTGACAGCAGCCGCTAATTAGGTCTCTTTTCCTGCTGCTCTCCCTTGCCCATGCAGTAAACATGGAGAAGTGAAAGTCGACTTCCACTTGGTTGAGCTTGCTGCAAGGGACTTCCTAATACTGAACAGCGACCTTTGTATGATTATATAACTTACATTTTACATGCTTACATTGATAAAAGTAAAAAAGTAGCACAAATCACTAAGAACAATGCCATTTAAAAAGTAGCACTTCACTCTGAGATAGGGGGATGTGTTGGTTTTTGTTACTAATGCTATAAATGGGGGCGGGGGAACAAGGATAGGGGGGCAGAGGGGTAAGGTGTCTGCTTGGTTTGTATATTTTGTGTATTTGGCAACAGCATATGTGTAGTTTTTGGTTTCACCGTGGTCTCCCATATAATCAGGTAGTCAGTCACATTCTCTTGCTTGATTGTGTGAGTCTTTCACACAACAACCAAGTAACGTAGTAGTAAAAAAATGTGGCTGTAAagccacaaaaattggcaggtGTACTACTTGAAACATTGTTCTTAAATGACTAGTCAAGTTGATTTTGTTCCTCTAAGGTGCAAAAATCTTGGCTCTTGACATAAAATATTGAACACTCCTTTTTTTGCTGGCATTTGAGGACCTACTGTAACAGTCATTAATGAATGGTTTAATTTTGGTTTAATAGCAGTAATGATATTGTggttccttccccccccccccccccccaaaaatgttcCAGCTCTGATGCCCCACTATGTTCTTCTATTGCTATATCTTCTGTTCAGTCACAGCGTACTTGCACACCAATCCAATCATACTATttctcccccccaacacacacacaccagtcgtATGATTGGTGGTCTTTAATTCCTTTGCTTACAGTTGCAAAGTTGGGGGTGATGGTGAGAGCTTTTGTTCAGCTATCAGAGTTCAATTATGTTGAAGGGTCATTACATCCCCCTTTGTTTTGAAACTAAACTTCTACAACCCTAATGATAGATAAACCCATtagtgaaaaatgtatttaaaaaggtAAGAGATGACTGGTGATTTTTCTGACTCTAGATCCACTAGTCTCTCAGTTCTGTAGATTGGAAACTATTTAATATATTGTTcaattgctatgtgaaagggacactgtcaactgaATATCTAGGTTATTTCAAACTAGGAATAAAAGTACTTTCAGGTACTACTCCTGCCAATTTCTGTGGTCTTacaacttttaaaacttttttttttttctcgccTGTTCCCAAAGACATCAGACAAAGCCACACAAATATGGCATTAGACTATAGTGAAAGTGACTTTACACAAAGTGCTGACTAATGCATAAAGCAAATTGGAATAAAGTTCTTATATTTCAGATACTATGATCTTAGGTGCTACTTGTAAACATAGAGAAAAAATTCCAACAAGAAGTTGTTGGCTTTAACTACAGTGCAAATTGTTAAAGTGCTGTTTAATATTGCATCTTCTTTTTCAGGACTTCTTCAGACATTTCAAGGAAATGGCAGCTGTTCTTGAAACAGTTTAAATACTTCAAAGACACACTTTACTTGATCCTAATAAGCCTTCCTATCTTGCACAAGTAATTGTGTTAATGTTTAAGTAAGGTATGTATTCTCATGGTCTTGTCAGAATATTTTCCAGtcgcttcctttttttttttttttttttggatcacACTGAAAGCTTTTTTTATGTAACTTTTCTTCTAAATATATGAAAGAACAAACTCTTGCAAGGTGGCAATCTGAGTAAAAGTCTATTTAGCTCTATTCAGGTAGAAGATTGTGCTACGCAGCTAAGGACATGGCACAACCTCAAACTTTTCCTACTGTTCAGCAGCAGAAGCTATATACCATATATAAGCTCTGCAATGTGGAAACACCCGTGAAAATGCTAACTGAGGAAACTACTGGAAGAAGCATAAACCCAATGTTTACACTTTTCTCTAAAATCATGCCATTGATGTGCACATGGAATCAATTATATCATTAGCTATGTAGAGTACATAAAATTACAGTCAGCAAGCATACTGTTAGCCATGAAGAATAGTGTCGTCACTGAACTGATAAATTCCAGTTATATCAAGTAGGTTGGAAGCCTAACTTTTACTCCCTTTTGTTAATTACTGGAGAACATCTTCCATCATTCTATTTAATTATTGTTACTTCAGTGTAAGATTAGTATCACTGAAATATTTCCATAAATCTGGATTTACCATCTCTCCTATTGCAGTAAATATCTCTAGTAACAAAGATCTAAAATCTTAGTTCTGTGCAGGGAAGTTAACATTGACTAAGCAGAATTTATAGGtaagtttaaattttaaaagtgaaCGTGCGTTCAAAAAATAGCAAATAGATACAGTTGATGGCACATTATTTTGTTGCATATAGAACATTATGTATGTTCTATAGTAAATCCAA
This genomic interval carries:
- the COMMD6 gene encoding COMM domain-containing protein 6, coding for MAARAAVVGARSLEPLDFGSTADIIKLIPKDLFAELCERIIQHLHGQSPGVDTVELCQRFQTAGVEINVADLAEIINVVSFLFGTAAKNNLSAEELSTGLGNAMSTLPKHAIQVIRHIWNEQGKFIIMSEDARNMATVGQIIDIQWKLGMAVSSDSCRSLKYPYITMTLKVAEPSGQIMSKAFEMTIPQFQDFFRHFKEMAAVLETV